The window CAGGGGAGGACCGATCGCCCTGGTGAAGCCGGGCGCTCCCACGTTCCACAGGTTGATGGCTCCGGAGTTGTCCCCGGTGGCCAGGATCCGCCCGTCCGGACTGAAAGCGACCGACATGGCCGGACTGTTGAGGAAGAGGGTGTTCGCCACTTTCGGGCGGCCCGGACCGGACAGGTCCCAGACGATGACCCGGTTGTCGCTCCCGGCGCTGGCCAGCGTCCGCCCGTCGGGGCTGTACGCCACCCGGTTGACGATGTTGTCGCCGTGGCCGCCGAGCTCACCGCCGAGTGCCCTGGGGCGGTCCGGATCCGAGACGTCCCACAGCCGCAGCAGCCTCGACCGGGAGGTGCCCGGCCCGGTGCCGCCGCTGACGGCCAGCGTGTCGCCGTCCGGGCTGAACGCGGTGGACGTGATGACCTGCGCCACGACGGAGTGGACGGTGCTCAGCCGACGGGGCTGCCTCGGCTCGGCCACGTCCCACAACTCGACGGCGCCGGTCGGTGTGGCACCGCCCTGGTAGTACGTCGACAGAGCCAGCGTCCGCCCGTCAGGGCTGAACCTCAGACTCCACACCGGCCCTTTCGACACCGGCACCAGGGGCGAGAGGGCCACCGGGCGCCGGGCGTCGGAGACGTCGTACATCCGCAGGCTGCCGCCGTCGCCGACGGCCAGCAGGTCGCCCCGCTCGTTGTACGCGGTCGGCCCCGTCGATCCGGGCCCGGTCTTGATCGAGCCGGTCAGCGGGGCGGGTCGGCTGGGATCCGAGGCATCCCAGATCTGCAGCCTGCCCTTGCTCGTGCCCGTGGCGAGTCGGCCTTTCGGACCGAAGGTGACTGAGTACACCGTGTCGAAACGCTGCGGCAGCGGGGTGGCGTGAATCGCCCCCGCCCCCTGCATCAGCCGCGTGCGCAGCGCGGCCGTCGGCCGCATCCCGTACGCGATGAGGTCGAGCTGCGCGGCGAGGGCGCTGTCGGTCTCGCGCCGGCGGTCCGCCTCGGCGGTCACCCGGTCGAAGATCGCGGCGTCGCGCTGCGCGAGCGCCTCGCTCCGGCGGTCGAAGGCGAACGCCGCCAGCCCCGAGGCGAGCAGCAACAGGACGACGATCGTCGCGATCGCGCCGCGCCGGATCAGCCGGGCGCGCCGGTGCTGCCGCTGCGAGGCGGTGAGGAACGCGGTGGCCAGGGGCGGGACGTCGTGCTGGTGGTCCGCGGCCCAGGTCCGGGCCCGTTCCAGCCGGGTGCCCCGGTACAGGAACGTGGAGTCGCCGCGGCCGGCGTTGTCCCAGGCGGAGGCGGCTTCTTCCACTTCCTGGCGGATCACGCCGTGCTGAGCGGCCGCCTTGATCCAGTCGCGCAGCTCCTTCCAGGCCCACAGCAGTGCTTCGTGGGTGACCTCCAAGGTGGCCTCGTTGTGCGCGACGCCCCGGGTGAGCAGCCGCGCCTCGGTGAACCGGTCGGCCAGCTCGTCGACCGCCGTCGGGTCGGTGGCCGTACGCCGCAGGTCGCGCAGGGTGCGGCGGCGACGGGACACCTCGCCGTTCTCACCGATCCTGACCAGGCCGAGGAAGAACGGCCGCGCCGCCGCCTCCGCGGCCGGGGTCAGCTGCCGGAACACGGTGCGCGCGGTGGTCTCGATCGCGCCGTCGATGCCTCCGGTGTCGCGGTAACTGTCCATCGTGAGGGTGTCGCCCCTGCGGCCCAGCCAGGTGCGCTCCAACGCGTGGGCGAGCAGCGGCAGTTGACCGGCGCCGTAAGCGGTGTCCTCGTCCCGCCAGGCCGTGCCGCGCAGGTCGCGCAGGATCAGGTCGACAAGTCCCTGCCCGAACTTGAGACCGCACCGGTCGGCCGGGAGGGTCACGGCCCTGCGCACGTCCTGCTCGTCCATCGGGCCGACGATGACCTGATGGGTGTCCAGGACGTCGCGCAGATGCGGGAAAGCCAGACAGGAGCCGTAGTGGTCCGCGCGCAGGCCGTAGACGGCGAGCGCGACGGGTTCCGCGGCCTCGGTGCCTTCGGTCAGCGCGGCGAGCGCCGCCACGAACCGATGGCGCGCGAGCTCGTCCTCGCAGGCCGTGAACAGCTCCTCGAACTGGTCGACGACGAGCACCAGCCGTTCGCCCGGGGCCAGGCGGAGCCGCTCCCGCACCAGCTGGGGGAGCGCGTGCGGCTCATCCCCCACGGCCTGAGCGACCACCGCCTCCGCGACCCCGGCGACCTGCGCGAGGCCGGCGGACAGCGCCCTGAGCGGGTCGGACGTCGGCGTGAACAGCAGCTGCCGCCACTTCGCTGAGCCCTCGACCTGTCCCTTGGCCAGCTCCCACAGCAGCCCGGCCCGCAGCACCGAGGACTTGCCCGCACCGGACGGTGCGACGACGGCCAGCGGCTTGTGCTCGCTCAGGCACCCCCGGAGCCGGGCCAGCACCTGGCTGACCACGTCCTCCCGCCCGAAGAACCACTCCGCCTCGTCCAGCCGGAACGCCCGCATCCCGGGATAGGGGCACACATGGGTCGTCGCCGGGCTGCTCGTCCGGTCGTACTCGTCACCGGCGTGGTGGTAGTGATCGTGCCGGTGACTGTTCACATCGCCCTGCACGACGATCATGCTCTGGGCGGACTGGTAGACGGTGCCGTGCTCGGTCGCCTCGGCGCGCAGCACGACCTCCACCGACCGCTTCCGGGCGCGGTCCGGGGAGGTCATGTCGGCTTGACGTGCATGTCACGGCCGGCCTGATAGACCGTTCCGCCGTCCTTCGCCTCGGCGTGCATGTCGATACGCTGCGCCGGGGCGTCACCCTGTTCGCCCCGTTCGCCCTGTTCCGCTTGTCCGGCTTGCTCGGCGGCGAGTTCATCGACCAGGGCGGTGAGCGCCCGGCGGGCCGCCGGTTCGGCGTCGAGCAGAGCGCGGAAACGCTCTTGCCATGCCTCGACGAGCCGGGACTCCTCCTCGTCGCTCGGCGAGCCGCGCAGTACGTCGAGGGCGGCGTCCGTCGCGGAGGCGGCTGCGGACTCCTCGTCCGGGCGGTGCCGCCGCCACACGCCTACGATCAGCTCGCGCACCCGTGCCCAGGCGTCGGTGGAGAGCGAACTCACCACCGTGTTGGCGGCCGTCGTCGTCAGGACGGCCAACTGCTCCTCCATGAGCGTCCCCCGTGTTCCCCGCGTGGCTGCTGTTCACTGCTGAGTCAACTGCCATGCACAGTCTGTCAGTTGCCCAGCGCCCAGTGTGGGGAAGTCGAGGCAGGCTTTGCGAGGGAACGGCTGTGAGGGAACCGTGAACGGGCCGGCATCTGCTACCGGGTCAGCTCAGCCCGCACCGCGCACTCTTCACGCCGGTCCGCATCTTTCAGCCTGTCCGGCGTTTGAGGACGAGGCCCGTTCAGGGCCGAAGCGGGGGTCTGGGGGCGGCAGCCCCCAGCGGGGTCGAAGGGGCGGAGCCCCTGGGGATGGGACGGGTAGGGGCGGCGGGGGCGAAGACCCGACCCCCGCCGCACCCGTGGCACTAAGCCAGCCCAGGCCCCCGCACCGGAATCGACGTG of the Streptomyces sp. T12 genome contains:
- a CDS encoding AAA family ATPase — translated: MTSPDRARKRSVEVVLRAEATEHGTVYQSAQSMIVVQGDVNSHRHDHYHHAGDEYDRTSSPATTHVCPYPGMRAFRLDEAEWFFGREDVVSQVLARLRGCLSEHKPLAVVAPSGAGKSSVLRAGLLWELAKGQVEGSAKWRQLLFTPTSDPLRALSAGLAQVAGVAEAVVAQAVGDEPHALPQLVRERLRLAPGERLVLVVDQFEELFTACEDELARHRFVAALAALTEGTEAAEPVALAVYGLRADHYGSCLAFPHLRDVLDTHQVIVGPMDEQDVRRAVTLPADRCGLKFGQGLVDLILRDLRGTAWRDEDTAYGAGQLPLLAHALERTWLGRRGDTLTMDSYRDTGGIDGAIETTARTVFRQLTPAAEAAARPFFLGLVRIGENGEVSRRRRTLRDLRRTATDPTAVDELADRFTEARLLTRGVAHNEATLEVTHEALLWAWKELRDWIKAAAQHGVIRQEVEEAASAWDNAGRGDSTFLYRGTRLERARTWAADHQHDVPPLATAFLTASQRQHRRARLIRRGAIATIVVLLLLASGLAAFAFDRRSEALAQRDAAIFDRVTAEADRRRETDSALAAQLDLIAYGMRPTAALRTRLMQGAGAIHATPLPQRFDTVYSVTFGPKGRLATGTSKGRLQIWDASDPSRPAPLTGSIKTGPGSTGPTAYNERGDLLAVGDGGSLRMYDVSDARRPVALSPLVPVSKGPVWSLRFSPDGRTLALSTYYQGGATPTGAVELWDVAEPRQPRRLSTVHSVVAQVITSTAFSPDGDTLAVSGGTGPGTSRSRLLRLWDVSDPDRPRALGGELGGHGDNIVNRVAYSPDGRTLASAGSDNRVIVWDLSGPGRPKVANTLFLNSPAMSVAFSPDGRILATGDNSGAINLWNVGAPGFTRAIGPPLRGHTTMVNNLAFDATGRTLASSAADGRVLLWRLPATLSVMSGGQSVESMAVTSDGRLLAAASGNEVTLWDISAPTRLTPLGKLPPLSATVNAVAFRPGPSRSPLLATGDFGGDVRLWDVSAPARPLPVGSALPGQTKTVGALAFDAGGRSLVATTMVLRGDQAGGLRVWDVSDPSRPDALGDGEVRGQQFPLKGLAAAPRGGYLYTADTVGYLRVWRTADGEAPSLTGELFNPQNAFSLAASPRARLIATGGGDSKVRLWDVSRPRSPTAVGEPVLGGGITNSVGFSPDGALLASGNAIGQVRLWDVSDPARTSAYGYPVNGHGGAVYALVYSPRGGHLITGGADGTVRLWQTDTARARSVLCASTRHAMTPDDWKKYVSPDLPYKPPCGG